AATATTTGTAGACTGTGGAGCAGTCATGGGAGCAGTTAGAGTTGCCAGCAGGCAAAGAGCTGTgaataaatgaaaattcaaGAGTGAGAGACTGGCTGAGTATCCCCTGCTAGGCACGGGCATCATGACCAACAATGTGGGGCAATTAAGAGAAAGGCAAGAAAGTGCCCTCTCTCTTGACCTGTACAGGACACCAACAGCAGAACAGTGGTGCTGGCaatggctgtgcagggagatcTGCTTTGAAGCAAGGGGAGATGCTGTAGGTCAAGTaaaagggcaggagcagagctgatgtCCACATAAAGGGCCCTAGTATCAGAAAATCTGAGTGCAGGGATATTTCCTTTGACAGTGCTCCAGATTTTTGCCAAGGGAAAGGACTGTAGGTTCCTGGCCATTTAAAACAGCCGTAGGCAGGAAAGATACATAGGAGTTTTGTAGCTTCTAGGATTTTTGAGAACTCTGTCTGTTCTCCGTGTGTGAAAATTAccaaggcagctgcaggcaggcaaaGGTGTTACCGCTCCCGAGGCTCTCAGCCAGCGGTGCCGGACTCCCCTTGTCAGCCCAGGGCGCGTTGTTAAACAGGTCACCTCACCCTGATGTTTTTAAGCGCCCAGGAGCTCAGACGTTGTCCTGCCTCACCACCCTGTGGAagcgagcagcagcacagcctttcCCCCGCACAGCAGATGTGCCCGGCAGGGAAGCACCAAGATTTAAAGGCTGCCCTCTCCCCCCTGATTCCTTTTCATCCTCCTTCAGAACTAGGGCTAAACGTCTTGGTTGTGGGGATGTATGTGGGTGGTTACTGAAATCCCATATCCAGGGCACCACAAGGAACCAGCTCTTTCCCTCCTTACAGGAtggcagcacccagcatcctgcCTGAGTGCTGTTCCCCCACGGATTGTCGTGCTCCCACTCCCACCTGCCTGGATGTTTGGTTTGTGGATGGGAGGCATGTAAGGACATAGGGGAAGGTCGGTCCTTCCTTTCAAGGTGATGGGGCAAGATGGATCACACCCTGGGAGCCAGGCTGTAACATGTCAAGGTGCATCTGGCTCTGTGGAGGGGAAGGGATGACATCCCACTTCCCTCAACCCCCTGCTCACACACTTGCCAGGCCTGCTCCTTGCACaccacattttttcttttccaaaacaaGTAGAGGCTTTTCCTGTGTACAATCCACTTTATATTGCAGGCCTGTGCTGCTTTCCCTCCTGCCTCCAGGTCAGAACCTGATGGTGGGCCAGCCTTCTTGCTCCTTTCTGAGCAGGAGCAAGGTGGGAACCATTTCTCTCAGAGCATGGGTGAGTCCTTCTTGTCTTTTGGATTTTCTGCGAGCTTTGTGGCGTCTGTAAGgaggctgctcacagctggaGAGCTGTGGGTAGCAGGAGAGACCGGGTTCATGGCATCCAGAGGCAAGGGCAAGATGAAAGCAGCGGGTTTCTCTGTGGTGAGGGAGTGCAGTGCATGGAGATAacggagctgagcagcagctggagcactgGACAGGATCTCAGCTGCCATGCGCAGGGACTCGGAAGCAGCCTTCTCCCCCTCTGCAGCAATCACCTGCCAAGCAGGGGAAGAAGAAAGGTTCTGTGAGCCTGGGAGTGAGAGGGCACAGACTGCTTGGTACAGAGGAAGGTTGGATGATGAAATTTTTGGGGTCAGTGTGATTATAACATTCCTGCTCCTTGAAGATCACAGCATGTCCTAACCTCTTGCTTTACCAGAAGTCTGGAAGCTCATGTCTGGCATGTTTTCACCAGGCCCATCAGAGGTCACAACTGAGCTCCCCTTGCTAGACTCAGCTCTTGCTCAGGAATTAAAGGAAACATCTCAACCCAGAGCTGTGTGCCTGTGTGGCACACACAGGGACCTCAAAGCAGAGGTGGGAAAGGGAGGAGGAATGCTTTGGAAGGAGATGAGAAGCGTTCAGATGGTGGCATACCCGCACTTTGGCCTGTCTCTGGGCCTCTGCTTCCACAGCCAGGGACTGCCGGAGCTCAGCAGGCAGCTGCACGTTGTTGCTGTGGCAGTAAAGACAGGCATTAGCTGGGCTCCTGGCTCTCCTGGCAGCACTGCATGGTCAGTCTGAGCCTTGGGATGGGCTCAGTCagtctctgcagagcagctcgTTCATATTCTTTGCCCCTGGGTGCCCCTCTTTGTGTGTCTCACTTTAGCCTTCTATCTCCACTCccaaccttctctttcagccTGGTTTTCTAGTGACCAGCAGCCAGCAAGGAGATCTCCTTGTGTCTCTGAGGCTCATAGTTTAAGCTCACTCTTTGTGAGGCAGCAGAGACTCCACAAGGAAACAGCTCTCAAGACAGCACAGGAATGTTCTGTTCACAGATTTATTCATTCACTGCTTGGCTCTCTCTTCCATGTCCCTCTCTGTGTTATCAGTGAGTCCCCCCTTTCTGCACAGACTTGTGTGATGAGCCCATCCCTACCAGTGCTGAGCCCCCAAGGCCCTTGATCTAGAGTGTGACATGGAGAGTTCAGTGCCTTTTGGGCTACCAGAATTGGGTGCAaactctgcctgcagcagcagtgaaagGCTGATGAGATCCCAGCTAAGGATCCTGCTCTGGCtgtcagggcaggagaaagaacaAATGTGGAAATTTTACATGAGGCAGAGGCTGAAGAGGGCAGGGAAAATAGGAAGGCAAGAGATGAGGCTCTACCTTGTGCAGAacacctgcagggagagagccagagccagagcaggaagaggagcaggaaaCAGCAAGCAGCACAGGACAGGTGCTTGCAAAGGGAGAGACAATTCCCTTCCACCAGCATTTCCTACCTACATTTCTATTCTCTCCACTTTGATCCCCCAGCAGCCTGTGACCGCATCCAAAGCCACCTATgaagacaaatatttttagaGCAAGGGGAGAACAGCAGCCCTGGCCTAGGCCTCTTAAAGGGAGCAAGACAGGGCAGGGATTTAATTGCAGGACTGTAAGGCAGATTTATCAGGTTCAGTGTGCTACTGGGCAAGGCCctcagaaataaaattactgCCCTCACTTCCCATTTGTGTGAACCCCAGAGGTTTGGGGTGATTTAACTGGAGCCCACACTGATTCCAAGTGTGGAAGCCTTCTTCAAACCATTGTCTGACTCTGAGGGACCGGCCACCTGAGCTTCTTTTGGAGCCTCAATTCACCCCTTGCTTTgcctctccctccccacagAAGCACCTTTATCTCCTGGCTGATGTTCTTCCTCTCCAGCAGAAGCTCAGAGAAGGCTTGGTGTGCCAGGAGGCGCTTGCTGGTGGTCTGCACCAGCAGCTGGATGGCACTGGAGATGCTGGTCAGCGTGGTGAGGAGCAGAGAGGCGTTTTCCAGCCTGTAGTAGCAGACAGCATCTATCTCCAAAGTAACCATGTCTTTGGTCACCACCTAAGTAAAGACATTAGGGGAGATGGAGCTGGTTCTGGCAGCTCTAAGGTAGCACAGAAAAGCACACAACTGAGAGAATGATGAAGAATGGCTGAATGGTTGTCTTTGTAGCTTCCACCTCTGCTACTGACTGATCTTGGGCAAACTAGAGGTTACTTTGAGATgctttttgaaatttttctttgCAAGGATGAATAAGATTTAACATCTTGGAAGCATAAGATTTAACATTCCAAAATCAATATAGAGAGGGTGTGTCAGCCATACCTGATGGAAGGGGATCTCTAGAGTTTTGAGGCGGAGGTCTATCTTGTGATAGGTGTCCaaacagggaaggaaaaagaaaaggcctgtgggaggaagagaaagacaGCAGGTTCATCATCATAACCACAAAAATTACCTcttctgttttgcagaacaGGAGAGGGTTCAGCATgcagaaatacaaaagaacagCAATACTTTTCAGGCTCTTTCTGCAATGGAAACACCATCAAAAACTACTGGCCCTTAAAAGGCAGGGAACAAAATCCATCAAATTTCCTGCCTGGCCACGTCTGCTTGGAGGGCACCAGCATGTGAGCTCTGCTAAGGCATGCAgaagaggagcagaggggctggggggagctCAGTAAACACCTCACCGGGTCCTTTGGCTCTGCCAGGAAGGAGGTGCCCCAGCCGGAAAACAATGGCTCTCTCATACTCCCGCACCACCTGCAGAGGGACACAAACCCACGCTGGAGAGGAAGAAGTGGGACTGGGGAAAGCAGCCTCACCAGCACGGCAGGAAGTTTATTCTGGAAAACCCTGCAAAGGGAGGATTGCAGTGCTTGAGGCATCACCTGTCACTGAGTCACTTCATCCTTTGCCCAGAACTGCTGGTCAGCCTGGAATATCAGCAGCCCTTGGGACAGATCTGGTGAGAGCAGCCCATGTTAGACCCACCCAGAGTTTCCCAAGAGGATCCAGCATTTTGCTTCCTTATAGCCTGGCCAAACTTAAATAACCCAAGTTAAAATGTTCCACATTGTTTGTTTccctccaaggcaaaagtgctCATCCTAAGAGCTGAGCAGTAATATTGACATTCTTGTTGATAACAAGACAAATGTGAAATTTCCTGAGAAGTGGGAATCAAAATGCCTACAAGTGCCTACTTGTAGCCATGCTATAAACCTGAATAAAAATGAGAGGAAGAGGGAAAATCTGCTATTAAATGAGAAATCAATCTCttaaaattttgaatttaaagCCTATTTACCCTGCTGCTGTAATAGAGCCATGTCTGGGCTAGGTAGGCTGAGAGATGTGTCTGAAATTAAATACACTtgcaatttgttttaaaaaaatggcAAGTTTTCCGTCCTGCTGGTATTTCAGCAGGAATATTTGATAGGCAATGGTTGGACCCCTGTTCTGTAGCAACATGTGATAAAGGACAAATCAAAATTAATGAGTTGAAGATGTATAAATAGGGGCCTTATACCAAAAACTCCTTTATGCTCATGTCCAACACAGGCTAAATCAGTGTGTGACATCCAGATCAGACACCAAATCCTGAGAGGCCCCATGGCAATTCTCACCTTCATGCAGAACCAGACAGAAATGGGGAAGGTCAGTATGATGAACAGGAAAGAGAAGATGGTCAAAAGCCACTCACAGACACCCAGACCAGGAGACTTTACACCTAGGGAGAAACCCAACAACAGTGTGTTAGGATGGGACTGCTCCCAAAATACTGAGAGCCTGACAAGTGCCTGCACACATCAGCTTCACTGCTGTCCTCTGCCTGGACTCATTGTGAatgaaccacttggctctctctgGAGGTGAGTTAAGGAACACTCTCTGCTCCACATTGCCAGGAGTAGCAAGGCTGGATGGACAGATTTTGTCTCTGCTTTAGTTACAAAAGTTGAGCCATGCTTCTCCATGGTTGCAGACTTTATCTTGAAGCATTGGGGCAACAAAGCAGGGTTGAAAGGCTTGGAatgggcagctctgctgagcaggCATCCCTGAAGTTTATCTGGAAAGATGAGCTAAAGACAAAGATTGTAAATAAGAGAGACTTTAAACATGCACAGCCTGAGGTGCCCTTCTCTATCAGAGTATTTCAGGTTGTTTTGGAATAGGATTTTAGTTGCATCCCAGCTCCCTAATGCAGTGGGATGACGCCTCTGGTGCCAGTAAAATCTTCCTGTGTTCTAAGAAGTCACCCCAGGGTGACTGGCATGGTCAGCCCAGATTATTACTACTTTCTACATCTCCTCAAAGTGAGTGTGGGACAtcttcctctggctgccctttGTTGTGCTCCTGTCTGAGGGGAAAACTGACAGGTATGGCATGAAAACACATGGAACCAGAGAGTGGATCAGGACTTCCAACTGTGAAGTTAGCACCCTTCCCATTTTtaatcccttccaacccttccatccctgctcctctgcctttgaaatattttatagcACCACCAGGTCCTGAGGGAGCCTCAGATCCCAAGAATCTGTGTAGTCACTAGAGCACCTAAGCACTGCCCAGTAGCTGTAATCCCTGTAATGGAGGCAGAAAGATGAAGCTGTGAAAATCTTGTTCCCAGGGAGTCAGGAGCAAGTCTGAACCTTTGTGGCACTCTGGGGCAGCAGAGGGGCTAGCAGGGAAGGGCACAAGAGGTGCTGCCTCTTGTAATGAACATCTGCCATGCCTGTGGTGATGCTGGGACCAAACAGGCCCAGTTACATTGCCAAAAGGATCACAATGCTCCCTTCTATTGTAGCAGGCTGGGAATGTGCCTAACAAACATGTGGAGAGGAGCTGCTCTTAAAGGTTATCCAGCAGGTGAGGGGAAGTGTGCACCTCAAGGGCAGTTCTTCCCTGCAGCCAGGTCCTTTGGGCTATGAGCTGCCAGTAAGACAATGCCATGCACCCAAAGGAGGCCAAGCAAGGAAAGGAAGAGACCAGAGCATGAACAGAACTGGGGAGTAGCAGGCTGAAGCATGAAGGATGCTGGGAATGTCACTGCTTGTATCCAGGTTCACTGCTTTGCTGGATGGTGCTAATAAGGCTGCAGAAGCTGGCTGGGAGGCTAGCTGGAGTCTCCCATGTCCTGTCCTCAGGATAACCACGCCTGTGTAAGGTGGGTGTGATGACACCCACCAGAGCAGAGTCACACTGAGACCCACGCAGCACCAAAGAGCCCAGAGTTTTCCAACCCCTTCCCTTCTTTAAGCCATACCTTCCTCTTGCTGCTCACTATCCAGCAATGCCATTGCCTCCATTTCTTCCTCAGACACCACATCATCCACGTCCACCACGGTGGAGGTGTGCACCCTACCATCGCTCCCAGCAGTGCTCTTGGTCTCCTTGGCCTTCTCCTGCTTCACatctcccttccctttgccagcctctctgctgctctccctcttCTCCCGTTTGCCCCGCGCAGCCGGGGACTCTCTGCGCCTTCTGTGGGGCTCCCTGGATGAGCTCCGGGACCTcttctccatccccatccctgccgaggagcacacagggatggggatggagaccTGCTCAAATTTattgctgcaggcaggggaggAGAGAAGGGGAGGTGCCACACCAAGGAGCCTCATTGCAAGCTCATCACAGGCTTGTCAGGCATAATGGACAGTGAAGTGAGCAAGCTgcttccagctgctctgctctcatcATGCACTGATGGCAAGAAAAGTTAGACCTGGACAGGGTGGATGCCAGGAGGATATTCTGTTGGCATCTATGCTTTTGGAAATAAAATGCAATCAGAAGTATTCCGGTGATTTTTAGTAGATAGTTTCTGCAAAGCTGTTGAAAAGCAACCTAAAAGTAACTGTCAGGCACGTGGCCCCAAAGATACCAAAAGGTGAGAGTGGCCCAGAATAGACACCAGGGTGGAAAGCCTTTGCTGGTGAGGCCAGTGGCTTGCTCAGGAGTGATTGGAGAGGGTGTTGTGGTGAATGTTTGGGTGAGTACCATAGTACCATctcacactgctctgctctccagaagccccttggctgGCACTGTGAGGGGACATTGGCAGCAACCTCCCTCTCTAGAGGGTCACATTTTAGCAAGGAGGGAAAGTAACTGGCCCCAGCTTTCCTCAATGGGTGATTCCCAGCTTTCCTCATATTAATACAGCAGCCATCACAGAGTTAGAGCTGTTGAATTGTAAATTGCCAAAACAGTTGGTGCCTAAATGCCTCCCTAGTTTTCCACAGCAGGAGCATGGCAGAGCAAACACAGGAGCTTTCTCTTTTCATGCTGCTCAGCCTGTGTTGACATCTGCAGAAATATGTGGAAGAAGCACTAAAAAGTCACCAACTATGAAAGAAATCAGCACCTGGCTAGAAATTAGACTCTAGACAGAaagacacacctgggacataAAGCAGGGCAAGGCTGAGCTCAGGGATTCCAGTCCCTGCTTCGGAGGAGTGGCTGGGGGCAGCTGGAAGACAGCTGGGGAGGTGCTGATCTTGTTTTTCCACAGATTCCTGTTTTATTGGAGACTTGTGCTCCACCTGGAGTCAGGATattgcaggcagggagggcaggagcagcagctgcctgctttctctgctgggctgggtgccGTGTCAGCAGGTCACCAGAGAAGTGATGGATGGAAAGAtgtaaaagcagagaaaagttGGGTGTAAATGGGGtgtaattaataattttatatagTATGTATTCTTTGGAAGTGCTTCAGAACCCTTTTTCACTTTGTGTTTATCACTTGGCTAACATGGGACTGGCAGAGGTGGTGTCCAGCTGCTGAAAAGGCAGGTGATGTTTTGAGCAGCTAAAAGGCAGCAAAAGTTTAACAGCAAAAGGCAGCTCAGGTCTGGTTCTGGATTCCAATTGGTGTCTTGTCAAAAGCACCCTGGCATGTTTAACACCCCCAAGCCTGCAACATGATGGTTTTGTCTGATATTTTATTCAACCAGTGGGTCCTGACTCCACCATGCCTGGCAGATGTTTCGTTGCTGTCTTTTGAAATGAGGAAATTTTTTTGAGAGCACATGCTGATGGGTGTCCCAAAATTTACTGGTTCAGCTCCTGTTTTAGTCTGAAAAGTACTCCCGTGTGGAAATCAGCAGTTGAGGGGGTTTCTCAGATTTCTGTGAGCCCTTAGGAAACAGCCATTGCACTGCTCTTTAACTACAGTCTGTGACCTCTGGAAAGTCAATGTCT
The genomic region above belongs to Zonotrichia albicollis isolate bZonAlb1 chromosome 8, bZonAlb1.hap1, whole genome shotgun sequence and contains:
- the NPHS2 gene encoding podocin, whose amino-acid sequence is MGMEKRSRSSSREPHRRRRESPAARGKREKRESSREAGKGKGDVKQEKAKETKSTAGSDGRVHTSTVVDVDDVVSEEEMEAMALLDSEQQEEGVKSPGLGVCEWLLTIFSFLFIILTFPISVWFCMKVVREYERAIVFRLGHLLPGRAKGPGLFFFLPCLDTYHKIDLRLKTLEIPFHQVVTKDMVTLEIDAVCYYRLENASLLLTTLTSISSAIQLLVQTTSKRLLAHQAFSELLLERKNISQEIKVALDAVTGCWGIKVERIEINNVQLPAELRQSLAVEAEAQRQAKVRVIAAEGEKAASESLRMAAEILSSAPAAAQLRYLHALHSLTTEKPAAFILPLPLDAMNPVSPATHSSPAVSSLLTDATKLAENPKDKKDSPML